In a genomic window of Occallatibacter riparius:
- the trpA gene encoding tryptophan synthase subunit alpha, with product MPIRFDQKPGLVVYITAGDPSLDASRAIAIEAIDAGADVIELGIPFSDPLGDGPIIQRASERALSRGVKLADVLEVARAIRAARPQAGLILFTYLNPILRYGLARFADDAKAAGADGVLVIDMVVEESAEYLREMDRTGLAPVFLAAPTSSDERLEAIAGHSRGFVYAISRTGITGKQQSMTADASALVDRIHRWSKLPVAVGFGISNADHVAQVAEFAEAAVIGSAIVELIERSTPETAPGAVARFIKGLRQSSTALAR from the coding sequence ATGCCTATTCGTTTCGATCAGAAGCCGGGTCTCGTCGTGTACATCACGGCCGGCGACCCCAGTCTCGACGCCTCACGCGCCATCGCCATTGAAGCGATCGACGCCGGCGCGGACGTGATCGAACTCGGCATCCCTTTCTCCGATCCTCTAGGCGACGGCCCCATTATCCAGCGCGCCAGCGAGCGCGCCCTCTCGCGCGGCGTCAAGCTCGCAGACGTCCTCGAAGTCGCCCGAGCGATCCGCGCCGCACGCCCTCAAGCCGGTCTCATCCTCTTCACGTATCTGAATCCGATCCTGCGTTATGGACTCGCCCGCTTTGCCGATGACGCGAAAGCCGCGGGCGCGGACGGCGTACTGGTGATCGATATGGTCGTCGAAGAATCTGCCGAGTACCTGCGGGAAATGGATCGCACCGGCCTCGCGCCCGTTTTTCTCGCCGCGCCAACCAGTTCCGACGAGCGCCTCGAAGCCATCGCCGGGCACTCGCGCGGCTTCGTTTATGCGATCTCACGCACCGGCATCACTGGCAAGCAGCAGTCCATGACCGCCGATGCCTCCGCGCTGGTCGACCGTATCCATCGATGGAGCAAGCTGCCGGTGGCTGTCGGCTTCGGCATCTCCAACGCGGACCACGTCGCACAGGTCGCGGAGTTTGCTGAGGCAGCGGTGATCGGCAGCGCGATCGTGGAGCTCATTGAGCGATCCACGCCGGAAACAGCGCCCGGCGCAGTGGCCCGATTTATCAAGGGCCTGCGCCAAAGCAGCACGGCGCTGGCCCGGTGA
- a CDS encoding chorismate mutase — MTLEELRERIDILDRQLVDLLNERASAAQMVGHLKAATSLPVYEPNREKLVYANVRAANRGPLPDIELTHIYERIIDVMRALQRNELASERHAQEMAKLAAGQTGAQAPETEKQ, encoded by the coding sequence ATGACGCTGGAAGAACTACGGGAACGCATCGATATTCTTGACCGCCAGTTGGTCGATTTACTCAATGAGCGCGCCAGCGCGGCGCAGATGGTAGGCCATCTCAAGGCCGCCACCTCGCTGCCGGTCTACGAGCCGAATCGCGAAAAGTTGGTCTACGCCAATGTTCGCGCGGCCAACCGGGGACCACTCCCTGATATCGAGTTGACCCACATCTACGAGCGCATCATCGACGTCATGCGGGCCTTGCAGCGGAACGAACTGGCTTCAGAACGACACGCCCAGGAAATGGCGAAACTCGCCGCAGGGCAAACAGGTGCACAAGCACCGGAGACAGAAAAGCAATGA